From one Geoalkalibacter sp. genomic stretch:
- a CDS encoding transcriptional regulator, with translation MSKPRQPTTPPRARETLRQALIALLDEAELSAKDISAHLGIREKDVYAHLEHIRRSLHATGATLETIPAACRSCGFVFAKRERLTPPGKCPNCRKEAISDPRFRIKGKQERSPD, from the coding sequence ATGAGCAAGCCGCGCCAACCCACCACCCCGCCTCGCGCCCGCGAAACCCTGCGCCAGGCCCTCATCGCCCTGCTCGACGAAGCGGAGCTCTCGGCCAAGGACATTTCCGCGCACCTCGGCATCCGCGAAAAGGATGTCTATGCTCATCTCGAACACATCCGCCGCAGTCTGCACGCGACCGGCGCCACCCTCGAAACCATCCCCGCCGCATGCCGCTCCTGCGGCTTTGTCTTCGCCAAGCGCGAACGCCTCACGCCCCCCGGAAAATGCCCGAACTGCCGCAAGGAAGCCATCAGCGATCCGCGTTTTCGAATCAAGGGAAAGCAAGAAAGGTCGCCCGATTAA
- a CDS encoding efflux transporter outer membrane subunit produces the protein MSKTFHARLALLGLTALLLGACTLGPQYQRPEIAVPPVYREDAPWKEAAPADHLPKDDWWRLYGDTTLNALQNEARLANQDVAAAVARLERARAAARISRADLLPRLDLDPSARRGRTPEDLAPGTGGFTATSLQLPLDLSYEIDLWGRVRRSVEAAGAEYQAGAADLHNLLLSVHAEVARNYFGLRTLDAEIALLERTLSLREQNLRLVESLFKNGQVGRLDVARAETELASAEAEAAGLRRLRAQLEHALALLVGRPVADFSLPAAPLDLEPPAIAPGLPSALLERRPDVAAAERRMAAANARIGVAQAAFFPAVRLTGSAGYGSNELSSLFSWDNRAWSLGPAISLPIFDAGRNRAGLEQARAAHEEAVANYRQSLLIAFREVEDALSDLRYLAEQGQAEDRATSSAREAAELSGKRYRAGLVSYLEVVDAERTALASERAATRILGQRLQAGVSLIKALGGGWSDEVLPMVEPAGG, from the coding sequence ATGTCGAAAACCTTTCACGCCCGCCTGGCGCTCCTCGGCCTAACCGCGCTGCTGCTTGGCGCCTGCACCCTGGGCCCACAGTATCAACGGCCGGAGATCGCCGTTCCGCCCGTCTACCGTGAAGATGCACCCTGGAAGGAGGCCGCCCCCGCCGACCATCTGCCCAAGGATGACTGGTGGCGGCTGTACGGCGATACCACCCTCAATGCCCTGCAGAACGAAGCACGCCTGGCCAACCAGGACGTGGCTGCCGCCGTGGCGCGGTTGGAGCGGGCCCGCGCCGCCGCGCGCATCAGCCGGGCCGATCTGCTGCCGCGCCTCGACCTGGATCCCAGCGCGCGACGCGGACGCACGCCCGAGGATCTGGCACCGGGAACCGGCGGCTTCACCGCCACCAGCTTGCAGCTACCCCTGGATCTGAGCTACGAGATCGATCTCTGGGGACGGGTGCGGCGCTCCGTCGAGGCGGCCGGCGCCGAGTATCAGGCCGGCGCCGCCGATCTGCACAACCTGCTGCTGAGCGTCCACGCCGAGGTGGCGCGCAACTATTTCGGCCTGCGCACCCTGGATGCGGAAATCGCTTTGCTGGAGCGCACCCTGAGCCTGCGTGAGCAGAATCTGCGTCTGGTGGAAAGTTTGTTCAAGAATGGTCAGGTCGGCCGCCTCGATGTCGCCCGCGCCGAGACGGAACTGGCCTCGGCCGAGGCCGAGGCCGCGGGGCTGCGCCGTCTGCGCGCCCAGCTTGAACATGCCCTGGCGTTATTGGTGGGAAGGCCCGTGGCGGATTTTTCCCTACCCGCCGCACCTCTTGATCTCGAGCCACCGGCCATCGCGCCGGGGCTGCCGTCGGCGCTACTCGAACGCCGCCCCGACGTGGCCGCCGCCGAACGGCGCATGGCCGCCGCCAACGCCCGCATCGGCGTGGCGCAGGCCGCCTTCTTTCCGGCGGTGCGTCTCACCGGCAGCGCCGGCTACGGCAGCAACGAACTCTCCTCCCTGTTTTCCTGGGACAATCGCGCCTGGAGCCTGGGTCCTGCCATTTCCCTGCCCATTTTCGACGCCGGACGCAATCGCGCCGGCTTGGAGCAGGCGCGCGCCGCCCATGAGGAAGCCGTCGCTAATTATCGTCAGAGTCTGCTCATCGCGTTTCGCGAGGTGGAAGACGCTCTCTCCGACCTGCGCTACCTCGCCGAGCAGGGCCAGGCCGAGGATCGGGCGACAAGCAGCGCGCGCGAGGCGGCCGAACTCTCCGGCAAGCGCTACCGCGCCGGACTGGTGAGCTATCTGGAAGTGGTCGACGCGGAGCGCACCGCGCTGGCCTCCGAACGTGCCGCCACGCGCATTCTCGGCCAGCGCCTGCAGGCCGGCGTGTCGTTGATCAAGGCTCTGGGTGGGGGATGGAGCGATGAGGTGTTGCCGATGGTGGAACCCGCCGGGGGTTGA
- a CDS encoding putative toxin-antitoxin system toxin component, PIN family: MKVVFDSNIFISALALRGSCAEEAMLRILDGRDELIVSRALIDETLAVLARKFSKDREALSRVAVLLSEMGQMVEPNLTLTVLADEPDNRVLECALAGQARCIVTGDRAMLGLGEYEGIRILSLRAYLEEH, encoded by the coding sequence ATGAAGGTGGTCTTTGATAGCAATATCTTCATTTCAGCGCTCGCCCTGCGCGGCAGTTGCGCCGAAGAGGCCATGTTGCGCATTCTCGACGGTCGCGATGAGTTGATCGTTTCGCGGGCACTGATCGACGAAACCCTCGCGGTATTGGCCCGTAAATTCAGCAAGGACCGCGAGGCGCTGAGTCGAGTCGCCGTGCTGCTAAGCGAGATGGGGCAGATGGTGGAGCCGAATTTGACCTTGACCGTGCTGGCCGATGAACCGGATAACCGCGTACTGGAATGCGCCTTGGCAGGTCAGGCGCGGTGCATTGTCACGGGGGATCGTGCCATGCTGGGGCTGGGCGAATACGAAGGGATCAGAATCCTGTCGTTACGCGCCTATCTCGAAGAGCATTGA
- the pruA gene encoding L-glutamate gamma-semialdehyde dehydrogenase, with product MTDQQLNERILQRGRELFAAIADHKPSLFNRDLWAGKVLDWCMREERFKVRMFRFIDVFPAIRGGEALQRHLQDYFGDLEDLPEFLRWGLRTTGVTGRLGGAVLRRFLARNIRAMAAQFIVGETAGEAIRHLGRLRQEGFAFTLDALGEATVSEEEAQDYVDIYLDLLRRLGEAQDRWAPLRPQLEGPGGDWGHAPKINISVKASALYSQIRPQDFNGSIDAVTARLEPIYARVQALGGFLCIDMEAHRTKDITLAVYRRLREKYPAYPHLGIVLQAYHKETEDNLDLLLTWARKKGLHLNIRLVKGAYWDMETVLAAQNGWPQRVFTDKAATDANFEKLAYKILEHSDLCDLAVGSHNLRSIAAVLEMARSLRVPSERYEFQVLYGMAEPVRQALRDQIGRVRLYCPFGQMVPGMAYLVRRLLENTANESFLRQSFAEGEEVDKLLADPRSLLNLRSTQASVAPPMPPAARPFPNEPAADFTRPEQRAAFAQALSQVRHWLGAAYPLYINGTELPTDKSRPSVNPAAPEEIIGHISQAGPDEVEAAVEAARAALPRWRATPVAQRAAVLLRAAHQARKRLFELAAWQVLEIGKQWDQAHADVAEAIDFLEYYAREMVRLGDTRRLGPVPGEDNRLTYQPKGVAAVIAPWNFPLAISCGMTAAALVTGNTVVYKPSSLTPVIGWKLLELLRDAGLPAGVFNYLPGASAEIGDLLVEHPVVSLIAFTGSQEVGLRILQKAAILSPGQRQVKKVVAEMGGKNAIIVDEDADLDEAIPAILASAFGFQGQKCSACSRLIVVDAIYPALRERLIKAARSLRLGPAENPAAFLGPVADPAAVKKIRQYIQLALQEGTLIYQSEIPEGPGYYVPLTLVEGIRPEHRLANEEVFGPLLALMRVADFDEALAWANATEQALTGGVFSRCPSHLQRARDEFRVGNLYLNRGITGALVGRQPFGGFGLSGTGTKAGGADYLLHFLDPRCVTENTLRRGFAPEADEDK from the coding sequence ATGACCGACCAGCAACTCAACGAGCGCATTCTCCAGCGTGGCCGGGAGTTGTTCGCCGCCATCGCCGATCATAAACCTTCTCTTTTCAACCGCGACCTCTGGGCGGGCAAGGTGCTCGACTGGTGCATGCGCGAGGAGCGCTTCAAGGTGCGGATGTTTCGCTTCATCGACGTATTTCCCGCCATCCGCGGCGGCGAAGCCCTGCAGCGCCACCTCCAGGACTATTTCGGCGACCTCGAGGATCTGCCAGAGTTTCTGCGCTGGGGCCTGCGCACCACGGGCGTCACGGGGCGCTTGGGCGGCGCGGTGCTGCGGCGTTTTCTCGCGCGCAACATCCGGGCCATGGCGGCTCAGTTCATCGTCGGCGAAACCGCCGGCGAGGCGATCCGCCATCTGGGGCGCCTGCGCCAGGAGGGGTTCGCCTTTACCCTCGACGCCCTGGGCGAGGCCACGGTCAGCGAGGAAGAAGCTCAGGATTATGTGGACATCTACCTCGATCTGCTCAGGCGCCTGGGTGAGGCTCAGGACCGATGGGCGCCCCTCAGGCCGCAACTTGAGGGGCCCGGCGGCGACTGGGGCCATGCGCCGAAAATCAACATCTCGGTCAAGGCTTCCGCCCTTTACTCGCAGATCCGGCCGCAAGATTTCAACGGCTCCATCGACGCCGTCACCGCCCGTCTGGAGCCGATCTACGCCCGAGTTCAAGCCCTCGGCGGCTTTTTGTGCATCGACATGGAAGCGCACCGCACCAAGGACATCACCCTGGCGGTCTACCGCCGCCTGCGCGAGAAATATCCCGCCTACCCCCACCTCGGCATCGTTTTGCAGGCCTACCACAAGGAAACCGAGGACAATCTCGATCTGCTGCTGACCTGGGCGCGCAAAAAGGGTCTGCATCTCAACATTCGCCTGGTCAAGGGCGCGTACTGGGACATGGAGACGGTGCTCGCCGCGCAGAACGGCTGGCCGCAGCGGGTCTTTACCGACAAGGCCGCCACGGACGCCAATTTCGAAAAGCTCGCTTACAAGATTCTCGAACACAGCGATCTGTGTGATCTGGCGGTGGGCTCCCACAATCTTCGCTCCATCGCCGCCGTTCTCGAAATGGCGCGCTCCCTGCGCGTGCCGTCGGAGCGCTACGAATTCCAGGTGCTCTACGGCATGGCCGAGCCGGTGCGCCAGGCCCTGCGCGATCAGATCGGCCGGGTGCGGCTCTACTGCCCCTTTGGTCAAATGGTGCCGGGCATGGCCTACCTGGTCCGACGTCTGCTGGAGAACACCGCCAACGAATCCTTTCTGCGCCAGAGCTTCGCCGAGGGCGAGGAGGTGGACAAGCTGCTGGCCGACCCGCGCAGCCTGCTGAACCTGCGCAGCACTCAGGCGAGCGTAGCGCCGCCGATGCCGCCGGCGGCGCGCCCCTTTCCTAACGAACCGGCCGCGGACTTCACCCGCCCCGAGCAGCGCGCCGCTTTCGCCCAGGCCCTCTCCCAGGTGCGTCATTGGCTCGGCGCCGCCTATCCCCTCTACATCAACGGCACGGAATTGCCCACGGACAAATCCCGGCCGTCGGTCAACCCCGCGGCCCCCGAGGAAATCATCGGCCACATCAGCCAGGCCGGCCCCGACGAGGTGGAAGCGGCGGTGGAAGCGGCGCGGGCCGCCCTGCCTCGCTGGCGCGCCACGCCGGTCGCGCAGCGCGCCGCCGTGCTGTTGCGCGCCGCGCACCAAGCGCGCAAGCGGCTCTTTGAGCTGGCCGCCTGGCAGGTTTTGGAAATCGGCAAACAGTGGGATCAGGCCCACGCCGATGTCGCGGAAGCCATCGATTTTCTCGAATACTACGCCCGCGAGATGGTGCGCCTCGGCGATACGCGACGACTGGGTCCCGTGCCCGGCGAGGACAACCGCCTGACCTACCAGCCCAAGGGCGTGGCGGCGGTCATCGCGCCCTGGAACTTTCCCCTGGCCATCAGCTGCGGCATGACGGCCGCCGCTCTGGTCACCGGCAACACCGTGGTCTACAAACCCTCGAGCCTCACCCCGGTGATCGGCTGGAAACTTCTCGAACTGCTGCGCGACGCCGGACTACCCGCGGGAGTTTTCAACTATCTACCGGGAGCGAGCGCCGAGATCGGTGATCTGCTGGTGGAACATCCGGTGGTGAGCCTCATCGCCTTCACCGGCTCACAAGAGGTCGGCCTGCGCATCCTGCAAAAAGCCGCGATTCTTTCCCCCGGCCAGCGCCAGGTGAAAAAAGTGGTGGCCGAGATGGGCGGAAAGAACGCCATCATCGTCGATGAGGACGCCGACCTCGACGAGGCGATCCCGGCGATTCTCGCCTCGGCCTTCGGATTCCAGGGGCAGAAATGTTCGGCCTGCTCGCGTCTCATCGTGGTCGATGCCATCTACCCCGCCCTGCGCGAACGCCTGATCAAGGCGGCACGTTCCCTGCGCCTGGGTCCGGCGGAAAATCCCGCTGCCTTCCTCGGACCCGTCGCCGACCCGGCGGCGGTGAAAAAAATCCGTCAGTACATCCAACTGGCGCTGCAGGAAGGCACCCTCATTTACCAGAGCGAGATTCCCGAGGGCCCGGGCTATTACGTGCCCCTCACCCTCGTCGAGGGCATCCGCCCCGAGCATCGCCTGGCCAACGAGGAGGTGTTCGGGCCGCTGCTGGCGCTGATGCGCGTGGCTGATTTCGACGAGGCGCTGGCGTGGGCCAACGCCACGGAACAGGCCCTGACCGGAGGGGTGTTCAGCCGCTGCCCCAGCCATTTGCAACGGGCGCGGGACGAATTTCGCGTCGGCAATCTCTACCTCAACCGCGGAATCACCGGCGCCCTGGTCGGCCGCCAGCCCTTCGGCGGCTTCGGCCTCTCGGGCACCGGCACCAAGGCGGGCGGCGCCGATTACCTGCTGCACTTCTTGGATCCGCGTTGCGTGACGGAAAACACCCTGCGACGCGGTTTTGCGCCGGAGGCTGATGAAGACAAGTAA
- a CDS encoding rhodanese-like domain-containing protein, with product MKAKMVLMALLATLLGAAPALANDWFKDHLTTEKAVVTFTQEVARGGYGVVATDELKGWIDAGKPMLLIDTMPYEASYKKNHIPGAVQFEFPIPEVTELDEATQAKFVELLGEDKDRLLVFYCGFTKCTRSHNGAMWAKKLGYANVVRHPGGILAWQQAKYPVDRVK from the coding sequence ATGAAGGCAAAAATGGTACTGATGGCCCTGCTCGCAACGCTGCTCGGCGCCGCTCCGGCCCTGGCCAACGACTGGTTCAAGGATCACCTGACCACCGAGAAGGCGGTGGTGACCTTCACCCAGGAAGTGGCGCGCGGCGGCTACGGCGTGGTCGCCACCGACGAACTCAAGGGCTGGATCGATGCCGGCAAGCCCATGCTGCTCATCGACACCATGCCCTACGAGGCGAGCTACAAGAAAAATCACATTCCCGGCGCGGTCCAGTTCGAGTTCCCCATCCCCGAGGTGACGGAACTCGACGAGGCGACCCAGGCTAAATTCGTTGAACTGCTGGGCGAGGACAAGGACCGTCTGCTGGTCTTTTACTGCGGCTTCACCAAGTGCACCCGCAGCCACAACGGCGCCATGTGGGCGAAAAAACTCGGCTACGCCAACGTGGTGCGCCATCCCGGCGGCATCCTTGCCTGGCAGCAGGCCAAGTACCCGGTGGATCGGGTGAAATAA
- a CDS encoding ribbon-helix-helix protein, CopG family codes for MGQAVKKTISLPADLAREAEEMAKEKGQTLSAVIQDALRLARKARLKDEFLQAQDYWSRKAKEKGVLTEEDLDKYLK; via the coding sequence ATGGGACAAGCTGTGAAAAAAACCATTTCCCTGCCGGCTGACCTGGCCAGGGAAGCCGAGGAAATGGCCAAGGAAAAAGGACAGACCCTGAGCGCCGTGATTCAGGATGCGCTGCGCCTGGCCCGCAAAGCAAGGCTCAAGGATGAATTTCTTCAGGCACAGGATTACTGGAGCCGCAAGGCCAAGGAGAAGGGCGTCCTGACCGAGGAAGACCTGGATAAATATTTGAAATGA
- a CDS encoding MauE/DoxX family redox-associated membrane protein — MLSFRFRQGAAKIFQSRFICRLLFWGLSGLFILAGVIKLANQHAFAVQVERYGLLPAAWIDPVALLLPLLEVGAGAVALLGLRGGLETLGAMLLVFIGVLGYALWQGLEVPCGCFSLDDEVRRHGVLLALLRDLAMLAVVVYLLVRRRGSDIKA; from the coding sequence GTGCTGTCTTTTCGGTTCCGACAAGGTGCGGCCAAAATTTTTCAGTCGCGATTCATTTGCCGCCTGCTGTTCTGGGGACTCTCCGGATTGTTCATCCTGGCCGGCGTCATCAAGCTGGCCAACCAGCACGCCTTTGCCGTGCAGGTGGAGCGCTATGGATTGCTGCCCGCCGCCTGGATCGATCCGGTGGCGCTGCTGCTGCCTCTGCTGGAAGTTGGGGCGGGGGCTGTAGCGCTGTTGGGCCTGCGCGGTGGGCTGGAAACCTTGGGCGCCATGCTGCTGGTGTTCATCGGCGTGCTCGGCTATGCCCTGTGGCAAGGACTGGAGGTGCCCTGCGGCTGCTTTTCCTTGGATGACGAGGTGCGCCGGCATGGCGTGCTGCTCGCGCTGTTGCGCGATCTGGCCATGCTGGCCGTGGTGGTTTATCTGCTGGTTCGGCGCCGTGGAAGCGACATCAAGGCATGA
- a CDS encoding efflux RND transporter permease subunit, which translates to MVLSDISIRRPVLATVMSLVIVLIGLISYQRLSVREYPKIDEPVVNVETVYPGATAEIIESQITQTLEESLAGIEGIDVLTSVSRPEKSQITIKFKLTRNPDEAANDVRDRVSRVRGLLPDEVQEPVISKVEADAQPTIYLAFSSSNHSPLEITDYADRFVKDRLQNIQGVANVMILGDRRYAMRVWLDRARLAAYRLTPQDVETALRQQNVEIPSGRIESLEREFTVLAETDLRTEAQFEELILRSADNYLVRLKDVGRVELGARSERTVVRFKGQPAVALGVVRQATANPLDISQGVKDMLPQIEATLPAGMRVEIAYDSSIFIDRSIKNVFTTIAEAVVLVILVIYFFLRSVRSTLVPLVTIPVSLIGAFGIMYAFGFSINTLTLLALVLAIGMVVDDAIVMLENIYRHVEAGLSPLQAAFKGSREIAFAVIAMTLTLAAVYAPIGFMEGRTGRLFTEFALTLAGAVLVSGFVALTLSPMMCSKLLRHKTTHHPLYNFIEKGMVLMTDGYRWLLRKSLRLSAVVVLVGVLTAGAAYFLFGVLKSELAPTEDRGTIVGVGIAPEGATVAFTDRYARMMEQVFAATPEVERYFVVTGFPVVSQIISFSGLTDWEERARKQQDIAQEMQPKLFGGIPGILSFAVNPPSLGQSAIAQPVQFVIQTSAPYEELQRMTDAVLAEARDWPGFLNLDTDLKLNKPQLAVQVDRDKALDVGVEVATIGRTLETLLGGRQVTRFKREGKQYDVVVQVEDADRASPADLSAIYVRGRGEEMIQLSNLVRVEETVAPRELNHFNQLRAAKITANLAPGYALSDALAALEDIAARVLPAGAVIDYDGPSREFKESSASLYVTFLLALAFIYLVLAAQFESFLDPFIIMLSVPLSVTGALGALWLTGHTLNIYSQIGLVTLVGLITKHGILIVEFANQLREEGLSKLEAVIESSALRLRPILMTTGAMVLGVVPLALASGAGAESRQAIGWVIFGGMTLGTLLTLFVVPTAYLLIARRRVPVREPDLETPDEAVAADSAA; encoded by the coding sequence ATGGTGCTCTCCGATATCTCCATTCGCCGCCCGGTGCTCGCCACGGTGATGAGTCTGGTCATCGTGCTCATCGGCCTGATCAGCTACCAGCGTCTCTCGGTGCGCGAGTACCCCAAGATCGACGAGCCGGTGGTCAATGTCGAAACCGTCTATCCCGGCGCCACCGCCGAGATCATCGAATCGCAGATCACCCAAACCCTGGAGGAAAGCCTCGCCGGCATCGAGGGCATCGACGTGCTGACCTCGGTGTCGCGCCCCGAGAAAAGCCAGATCACCATCAAGTTCAAGCTCACGCGCAACCCCGACGAGGCGGCCAACGACGTGCGCGACCGGGTGTCGCGGGTACGCGGCCTGCTGCCCGACGAGGTCCAAGAGCCGGTGATCAGCAAGGTCGAGGCCGATGCCCAGCCGACCATCTACCTGGCCTTCTCGTCGAGCAACCACAGTCCCCTGGAAATCACCGACTACGCCGATCGCTTCGTCAAGGACCGCCTGCAGAACATCCAGGGCGTGGCCAACGTCATGATCCTCGGCGACCGACGCTACGCCATGCGCGTGTGGCTTGACCGCGCGCGTCTGGCGGCTTACCGGCTCACCCCGCAGGATGTGGAAACCGCCCTGCGTCAGCAGAACGTGGAAATCCCCTCGGGGCGCATCGAATCGCTGGAGCGCGAGTTCACGGTGCTCGCGGAGACCGACCTGCGCACCGAAGCGCAGTTCGAGGAACTGATTCTACGCAGCGCCGACAATTATCTGGTGCGCCTTAAGGACGTGGGCCGGGTGGAGCTCGGCGCGCGCAGCGAACGCACGGTGGTGCGCTTCAAGGGCCAACCGGCGGTGGCTCTGGGGGTGGTGCGCCAGGCCACCGCCAATCCCCTGGACATCTCCCAGGGGGTCAAGGACATGCTGCCGCAGATCGAGGCGACTCTGCCCGCGGGCATGCGCGTCGAGATCGCCTATGACAGCTCGATCTTCATCGACCGCTCCATCAAGAACGTCTTTACGACCATCGCCGAAGCGGTGGTGCTGGTCATCCTGGTCATCTATTTTTTCCTGCGCTCGGTGCGCTCGACCCTGGTGCCGCTGGTCACCATCCCGGTGTCGCTGATCGGCGCCTTCGGCATCATGTATGCCTTCGGCTTCTCCATCAACACATTGACCCTGCTCGCCCTGGTGCTGGCCATCGGCATGGTGGTCGATGATGCCATCGTCATGCTGGAAAACATCTACCGCCATGTCGAAGCAGGGCTTTCGCCGTTGCAGGCGGCCTTCAAGGGCAGTCGCGAAATCGCCTTCGCGGTCATCGCCATGACCCTGACTCTGGCGGCGGTCTATGCCCCCATCGGCTTCATGGAGGGGCGCACCGGGCGGTTGTTCACCGAGTTCGCCCTGACCCTGGCGGGCGCGGTGCTGGTCTCGGGCTTTGTCGCCCTGACCCTCTCGCCCATGATGTGCTCCAAGCTGCTGCGCCACAAAACCACCCACCATCCCCTCTATAATTTCATCGAAAAGGGCATGGTGCTCATGACCGACGGCTACCGGTGGCTACTGCGCAAGTCGCTGCGCTTGAGCGCGGTGGTGGTGCTGGTGGGGGTGCTGACGGCCGGAGCGGCCTATTTTCTGTTCGGCGTGCTCAAGTCGGAGCTGGCCCCCACGGAGGATCGCGGCACCATCGTCGGCGTGGGCATCGCGCCCGAGGGCGCGACGGTGGCCTTCACCGACCGCTACGCGCGCATGATGGAGCAGGTGTTCGCCGCCACCCCGGAGGTGGAGCGCTACTTCGTCGTCACCGGCTTTCCCGTGGTGTCGCAGATCATCTCCTTCTCGGGCCTCACCGACTGGGAGGAGCGCGCGCGCAAGCAGCAGGACATCGCCCAGGAAATGCAGCCCAAGCTGTTCGGCGGCATCCCCGGCATCCTCTCCTTCGCCGTCAATCCACCCTCCCTCGGCCAGAGCGCCATCGCCCAACCCGTGCAGTTCGTCATCCAGACCAGCGCACCCTACGAGGAGCTGCAACGCATGACCGACGCCGTGCTGGCCGAAGCCCGAGACTGGCCGGGCTTTCTCAACCTCGACACCGATCTCAAGCTCAATAAGCCGCAGCTCGCGGTGCAGGTCGATCGCGACAAGGCGCTGGATGTGGGGGTGGAGGTTGCGACCATCGGCCGCACTCTGGAAACATTGCTCGGCGGCCGTCAGGTGACGCGCTTTAAGCGCGAGGGCAAGCAGTACGACGTGGTGGTGCAGGTGGAGGATGCCGACCGCGCCAGCCCCGCGGACCTTTCGGCGATCTATGTGCGCGGGCGGGGCGAGGAGATGATTCAGCTCTCGAACCTGGTGCGCGTCGAGGAAACCGTGGCGCCGCGCGAACTCAACCATTTCAATCAGCTGCGCGCCGCCAAGATCACCGCCAACCTGGCACCGGGCTATGCCCTCTCCGACGCCCTGGCCGCCCTCGAAGACATCGCGGCGCGCGTCTTGCCGGCCGGCGCGGTAATCGACTACGACGGCCCGTCGCGTGAGTTCAAGGAATCGAGCGCCAGCCTCTATGTCACCTTCCTGCTGGCCCTGGCCTTCATCTACCTGGTGCTGGCCGCCCAGTTCGAGAGCTTTCTCGATCCCTTCATCATCATGCTCTCGGTGCCCCTCTCGGTGACCGGCGCCTTGGGCGCCCTGTGGCTGACCGGGCACACGCTCAACATTTACAGCCAGATCGGTCTGGTGACCCTGGTGGGGCTCATCACCAAGCACGGCATTCTCATCGTCGAGTTCGCCAACCAGCTGCGCGAGGAGGGCCTGAGCAAGCTCGAGGCAGTGATCGAATCCTCGGCGCTGCGTCTGCGGCCGATTCTCATGACCACCGGCGCCATGGTGCTCGGCGTCGTGCCCCTGGCCCTGGCCAGCGGCGCCGGGGCGGAGAGTCGCCAGGCCATCGGCTGGGTGATTTTCGGCGGCATGACCCTGGGCACCCTGCTGACCCTGTTCGTGGTGCCCACCGCCTACCTGCTCATTGCCCGCCGACGGGTGCCGGTCAGAGAACCGGATCTGGAAACTCCCGATGAAGCAGTCGCGGCGGACAGCGCCGCCTGA
- a CDS encoding RsmB/NOP family class I SAM-dependent RNA methyltransferase, with protein MNPALPQLPEEFLALLASVVPAPRREAVLASFAAEKPVTFRANRLKTSPAHLRAELEQAGFSPQPIPWYADAFSLPQEAKRALTESAAFYAGRLYIQNLASMLAPLALDPQPGETVLDLAAAPGGKATQIAALMGNEGRLSVVEAIKPRFFRLKANLEQQGVSIARAFLMDGRLVGRKCPQMFDRILLDAPCSSEARFTRLDPGSWAHWSPRKVKETARKQKGLIAAAWAALKPGGTLVYCTCSFSPEENELIVQELLRKHGAEAVIEDWRPKLDNVQEGLSDWQGKALNPELAKTLRILPDDVMDGFYLAKLRKKDAS; from the coding sequence GTGAACCCTGCCCTGCCCCAACTGCCCGAGGAATTTCTCGCCCTGCTCGCCTCCGTGGTGCCCGCCCCTCGCCGCGAGGCGGTGCTGGCGAGCTTTGCCGCCGAAAAGCCCGTGACCTTTCGCGCCAACCGCCTCAAAACAAGCCCGGCGCATCTGCGCGCGGAACTGGAGCAGGCGGGCTTTTCGCCCCAGCCCATTCCCTGGTACGCCGACGCCTTTTCCCTGCCGCAAGAGGCCAAACGCGCCCTCACGGAATCGGCCGCCTTCTACGCGGGACGCCTCTACATCCAGAATCTCGCCAGCATGCTCGCGCCCCTGGCGCTTGATCCGCAGCCGGGCGAAACGGTGCTCGATCTGGCCGCCGCTCCCGGCGGCAAGGCCACGCAGATCGCTGCGCTCATGGGCAACGAGGGGCGCTTGTCGGTGGTCGAGGCCATCAAGCCGCGTTTTTTCCGCCTCAAGGCCAATCTGGAACAGCAGGGGGTGAGCATCGCCCGCGCCTTTCTCATGGACGGCCGTCTGGTGGGCCGCAAGTGCCCGCAGATGTTCGATCGCATTCTGCTGGATGCGCCCTGTTCTTCCGAAGCGCGCTTCACCCGCCTCGACCCAGGCAGTTGGGCGCACTGGAGTCCGCGCAAGGTCAAGGAAACCGCGCGCAAGCAAAAAGGGCTGATCGCCGCCGCCTGGGCCGCCCTCAAACCCGGCGGCACCCTGGTGTACTGCACCTGCTCTTTTTCACCTGAAGAAAACGAGTTGATCGTGCAGGAGCTGCTGCGCAAGCACGGCGCGGAGGCCGTCATCGAAGACTGGCGGCCCAAACTGGACAATGTTCAGGAGGGATTGAGCGACTGGCAGGGCAAAGCACTTAACCCCGAACTGGCGAAGACCCTGCGCATTCTGCCCGACGACGTCATGGACGGTTTTTACCTGGCGAAACTGCGCAAGAAGGATGCATCATGA